The Bacteroidota bacterium genome includes the window CTATCACAATAACGTAGGGCTTAATAACGCCCATGATCTTTTAATTCCGCAATTATATCCTGTACCGGAACGCAATCAGATCAAAACCATTCTCGACTTTGGCGCAGGTTATGGCCGCCAGGCTAATTTATGGACATCAAAAACAAAAGATGCCACATACATTGGCATGGATGCTATACCTAACTCCTACACACTGCAAAATCTATACTACAATCAGTTAACCTCCAATGTTTACGACTACATAGATTCTCCGGGCTCATTTAAATTTTCATCGGACAAAAAAGGTATTTATCATGTTCCGACATGGCGCAGTGATCTTATACCAGATAATTCAGTTGACATGGTGATGTGCGTGCAGGTATTGCCGGAGCTTAATACACGATTAGTAAAACACATGCTGGTGGAATTTGAACGAATACTCAAACCGGGTGGAATGTTATATATCCGTGATCATTATGAAGCATGGAAACCGGCAGGCAACTTCAGCATTAATTCATTTTTAAACAACAACGGATTTGTGCTTGAATTTAAACCTCACATTATCCTGGATAAAGATCTGCATGGAATTCCTAAAATCTGGAGAAAGGCCGATCCGGAAGTAATGAGATCATTAACACGTCCGTTAAAAGCAAAAATCAAACAACTTGCGGAAGATGCAGACGCCTTATCAGGTGGCTTACTTGCTAAGCTAAAACGTTCGATAAAATAACGAGACTCAATAAACATGTAATATCGGTAAACCCCGACAGGGGTTTAATACGAATAACCACCGATGCAAGCGGTGGTAAATAAACAAAAACGATCCCCAACCCCGACAGGAGTTGAACTTTTTAGATAAATTAACAGTTGCAGATGAGTAGTTATAGACAAATATTCTACCAGATAGTCTTCAGAACAAAATCGAACAAACACGCTTTGACTGAAGAACATTGCGATGAACTATACAAATATATTAGTGGCATTATAAAAAATAAAAATTGCACTATTTACAGGATCAATGGCGTTAGCGACCATATTCATATTGTTTGCGATTTACATCCTTCAGTAGCGTTAGCAGACCTTATAAAAGATATTAAAATAGCCAGCAATATCTGGATGAAGAATTCAGGAAAGTTTCCTGATTTTAATGGTTGGTCTGATGGCTATGGTGCGTTCACTTATTCTATAAAAGAAAAAGACAGGTTGATAGAGTATGTAAAAAACCAATAAGAGCACCACAAAACATTTACCTTTATGGATGAATTTAGAAAGCTGTTAATTGAACAAGGAATTGAATTTGATGAAAAGTATTTATAATCGCAATATTCAACCCTTATCAGGGTTGAGGTATCGTTTTACTTTTGTAACCATGCGTTTCACGCAAGGTTATTCATATTTAAGTCCTTCGGACTTATCCGCGGAAAGCATATAGAAATAGAATATAAATAATAAAAACATGAAATAGCCATCACGCCAAAAGGCGTGACCAACCGAAATGAATAATACGAGATGGCGTATTCCATCTGACAATTAAGAACTTACAAATTATATACAAGATGAAAGTATTAGTTACCGGAGGATGCGGATTTATTGGAAGTCACACTGTTGACCGCCTGTTGCAGGATGGTCATGAAGTAATTGTAATTGACAATTTATCTTCGGGGAATGCCCGGAACCTCGAACATCACAAAGACAATAAAAAACTGAGTGTACATATTGCAAGTATAACAGATCTTGAAAAAATTGAATCACTATTCAATGGAGTTGACTGGGTATTTCATCTCGCCGCATTAGCGGATATAGTTCCATCTATAGAAAGACCGATGCAATATCACAATTCCAATGTAAACGGAACTATTTGTGTGCTTGAAGCCTGCCGTAAAAATAACGTAAAGCGGATAATTTATTCAGCCTCCTCTTCCTGCTTTGGCATTCCCGACACCTTCCCTACCTCTGAAACAGCGGAAATACGCTGCCAATACCCTTATGCCGTTACCAAATACCTTGGCGAAGAATATTGTTTGTATTGGAAACAGATCTATAAAATGAACATAACTTGTATGAGGTTCTTTAACGTATATGGCCCCCGTGCCCGTACCGCCGGTACTTATGGAGCAGTATTCGGGGTTTTCCTCGCTCAGAAATTGAACAATAAACCCTACACCGTTGTGGGTGATGGTGAACAAACACGTGACTTTACCTTTGTTACAGACATAGTTGATGCCTGTGTGACAGCAGCTAAGCGCAATGATGTATCCGGACATGTATTTAATGTAGGCAGCGGTAACACCTACAGTATTAACAAACTTGTGGGGCTTCTTGGAGGTGAAATAACATATATCCCAAAACGTCCGGGCGAGCCGGATTGTACATTCGCCGACACTTCCAAAATATCAAAGCTGCTCGGATGGAAACCTAAAGTAAGCTTTGAAAAAGGAGTAAAAATAATGCTTGATAATATTGATTACTGGCGTGAAGCCCCGCTATGGGAACCTCATACAATTGCGGAAGCAACAAAAGATTGGTTTAAATACCTGGCCTAATCACTTATACCCCTAAAAGTTTGTGAATAATATTTTCGCAGCTGAACTTTGAACCTTGAACACGGAACCTATTTAACTAAGGTTACGTGACCTACATAAAACTTCCTCTCCTTTTTAAAGTTGCAGGTTTGTATTTTCCAGACGTAAACATCCTGTTGTGCAACTAATTTGCCTCCATTGGCCCTTCCATCCCATCCGACATTGAGATCTTCCGTTTCGAATATCAGGTTACCCCAACGATCGAAGATCATCATCTTGTAACACTCTGGGTTTATCATAAATCCCTTCGGGAAGAAGGCGTCATTATTACCATCACCGTTAGGAGTAAACGCATTCGGCACATAGAATGTATAGTCACCTTCTATTTTAACATAATCAATAACGGTATCTACACAACCAAATACTGAAGTAACAACCAATTGAACCTCATATCTCCCGGTATCTTTGTAAGTATAGGTTGGGTTTTGTTTTGAAGAAGAAGAATTGTATACATCCCCGAAATTCCAATCCCATTTAACCACATCTGTAGAACTCTTATCGGTAAACACTATAGTTGGTGCAAGAATGGTCGTCAGGGTTGGCGTTGCTTTAAACGCGGCATCGGGTAATGGATGAACTGTAATATAATTTGTCTGGGAAACAGACGCAGTACAACCCGCACTATCTGAAACAGTTAAATTTACAGTATAAGAACCGGCCTTCCTGTAACAATTAACAGGAGAGCAATCTGAAGAAGTTCCGCCATCGCCAAAATCCCATGAGCAGGTCTTCGTACCACCCGGTGTGGTATTTGTGAACTTGACACAAACAGGTTCACAACCTGATGTGGTATCAGCAACAAAAACAGGTGAAGGGGCTGTATTTACTTTAACAGTAACGGTATCATTTGCAGAAGGTGTACCGCATCCGTCAGAAACAACCACGGTATATGTTGTACTTCCCACCGGCGGAGTTACATTAATTGAGGCACCGGTGATATTCATTGGCTGCCAGGTATAGGTATAATTTCCATCACCGCCGGTGGCAATCGCTGTAAGGGTTGTTGAATCACCAATGCATATATTCTTGTCAATACCGGCATCAACCTGAAGCGGAGGCCGGACATTTACAGTAACTGTTTGGGTGACTGAAGTGCAACCGTTTGCATCACTTACATTCACAGTATAACTTGTTGTAGTAGCAGGACTCACGCTTATGTTTGAACCAAGCAGGGAACCCGGCATCCAGGTATAGTTATATGCTGCAGTTCCTCCGCTTGCAACAGCAGTTAAAATAGCACTCTGTCCGATACAAACAGGTGTCGGTGAAGGTACCACTAAAGCCATCGGACCAGGCTCTGTAATAGTAACGATCGAGATCGCTGAGCAGCCTTTTGAATCGGTCACATTAACAGTATAACTTCCTGCAGATAGATTTGCAGCTGTAATACCTGTTCCTCCAACAGGTGACCATGAATAAGTGATAGGGGCAGTTCCTCCGCCAATTGTAGCTATGGCCGATCCGTCACTTCCCCCGTTACAACTTATACCTGTTATCATTGCCGCAGCAACAGCTATCGGACCTGTATTTCCAACCGTAGCCGCAGTAGTTTGAGAGCAACCATTGGCATCTGTAATTGTCACCGTATAAGTATCGGCAATAAGTGAAGATGCTGTGGCCCCTGTACCGCCCACAGGCGCCCAAGTATAGGATAAAGTTCCTGAACCACTGGCGGTAACAACAACATTGCCATTTGCGGCTCCGCAGGAAGCGTCGGTGATTGCTACAGAAATAGTCATCTGTACAGGTTCGGTGATAGACACAGTTGAAGCGATGAGACATCCGCTTGCATCGCTTACATTAATAGTATAAGTTCCGGCTATAAGGCCATTAACAAAAGCAGAAGTGCTTCCGGATGGAAGCCAGCTGTATGTGTATGTACCTGTACCACCTGTAGCGTTTACCTGCGCGGTACCATCATTACCTCCAAAACAAGATACATTAGTTGATTGAGTTGTTATTGAAGGTCCGCTGAGGTTGTTAACAAGCGCGGTCAATGTTTCGGAACAGCCATTCGCATCAGTAACCGAAACCGTATAGATGCCTGCCGAAAGTCCGCTTGCCGTTGGGCTTGCTGCTCCGCCAGGTGTCCATAAATAAGTATATGCAGTAATTCCGCCGGTCACCGAAACCGTTGCAGAACCATTGGCACTTCCGCAATTCGCATCAACTGTAGCTGTCGCTAAAATGATCTTGGAAGGTTCAGTAATTGTAATTGTGGTAATGGCCGCGCAATTATTCGCATCGCTAACCGTAACTGAATATATTCCGGCCGACAGGTTATTGGCAGTTGCTGCTGTACCGCCATCCGACCAGTTATAAGTGAAAGGAGTTGCACCGCCCGATGGATTTACAACCGCGTTGCCATTTGTAAGTCCGTTACAGGTAACATTTGCAGATGACAGGATTGCCGCAGTCAGACCACCTGCATTATTAACAATGCCGACTGATGTTGCTGTACAGTTATTGGCATCAGTAACAGTAACCGTATATGAACCTGCTGCCAGGTTTATCTCTGTAACACCCGTTCCTCCGCTGGGCTGCCAGCTATAAGCAAGTGTACCTATTCCGCCGCTCGCGGAAACAACAACACTTCCATTTGCCGCACCGCAGGCGGCATCAGTGGCAGCAACAGAAACATTTATTTGAGGCGGTTCGGTTATTGTGATCGTTGAGGTAATACTACATCCTCCATCATTTACACTAACTGTATAAGTTCCGGCTGAAAGGCCAATTGCGGAAGCGCCTGTACCACCCGAAGGCTGCCAGCTGTATGTATATATACCTGTACCTCCTGTTGCATTGATCTGAGCTGTACCATCAGTACCACCAAAACATGTTACGTTGGTGAATTGTGTTGTTGCCGTTGGGCCGCTAAGATTTCCGACAAGTGCGGTCGCTGTTGAAGAGCAACCATTCGCATCTGTAACTGAAACAGTATATCCACCGGCTGAAAGCCCATTAACCGTTATGCCGGTTGAACCTCCCGGAGTCCATGAATAATTTAACGATCCGGCTCCTCCTGTTGCCGAAACCGAAACTGAACCATTATTACTGCCACATGCAGCGTCAATCGCAGTAGTTGTCAATACGATCTTGGCCGGTTCTGTAATAGTAACTGTTGTAATAGCCTGGCAATTATTCGCGTCTGTGGTTGTAACCGTGTATGTGCCTGCCGAAAGATTATTAATAGTACTTGCGGTAGCACCTGCCACTGACCAACTATATGTATACGGCGATGTGCCCCCTGCAGGAATTACAGAAGCAGTTCCGTCGGAAGACCCATTACAGGTGGCATTTGTTGATGATTGTATGGTGGCCGCTAAACTGCCGGTATTGTTAACAATTCCTATTGATGTTGAAGTACAAGCATTAGCATCTGTAACAACTACCGTATAGGATCCTGCGATCAGATTACTTTCGGTTATACCTGTCCCCCCGGAAGGCTGCCAGGAATACGCTAACGTACCTATTCCACCGCTCGCTGTAACAGTTGCACTTCCGTTTGCCGAACCACAGGCAGCATCAGTTGTTGTAACAGCCACATTTATCTGAGGCGGTTCTGTTATCGTAACTGTAGATGTAACAGTACAGCCTCCGCTATTTACACTAACACTATACGTACCCGCGGAAAGATTACCAACAGAAGCACCGGTACCCCCGGAAGGCTGCCAGCTGTATGTAAATACACCCGAACCTCCTGTAGCATTTGCCTGTGCTGTACCATTACCTGCACCATAACAGGTAATATTTGTTGATTGCATTGTGACCGTTGGACCACTGGAGCTATTGACAAGTGCTGATGTTGTAACCGAACAACCATTCGCATCTGTTACAACCACAGTGTATGAACCGGCAGATAAATTGATTGCTGTAAGTCCGGTGCCGCCAATTGGCTGCCAGGAATAATTCAGGGAACCTGTTCCTCCGCCTGCCGTAACCATAGCGCTGCCGTTTGCTGCCCCGCAAGTGGCATCTGTAGCGGTTGCCGTCGCATTAATCTGCGGCGGCTGAGTGATAACAACTGTTGAAGTAATTACACACCCTCCATCATTTACGCTAACTGTGTAAGTTCCCGCAGAAAGACCGCTGGCAGAAACGCCGGTGCCGCCTGATGGCTGCCAACTATATGTAAATATACCCGTGCCTCCTGATGCATTAATCTGAGCGGTACCGTCCGCGCCGCCAAAACAGGTAACATTGGTAAATTGGGTTGTTGCAGTAGGACCGGACATGTTATTAATAAGCGCGGAAGTTGTTGCTGTGCAACCATTGGCATCAGTCACAGTAGTTATATAAGTACCTGCAGAAAGTCCTGTAACGGTTGAACCTGTGGCACCTCCCGGTGACCAGGAATAAGTATAAATGCCGGTACCGCCACCCGCTGAAACAGAAACCGTACCATCACTCGCCCCGCAATTAGCCGGGGTTGAAGAAGGAGTGACCGTGATTGGCGGAGGTTCGGTTATTGTTGCAACGGAAGTTTTGGAACATCCCTTACCGTCAGTTACCGTTACAGTATAACTGCCGGGGGACAATGTATTTGGTGTTGTAGCCGCAGTGCCTCCTGAAGACGACCAGGTATATGTATATGCAGGAGTGCCGCCAGCTACATTTATTGCGGCTGATCCATTATTAGCACTGGTACATAAAACGTTGTTTGAAGTCGGGGTAAGTGTCATGATGGGGTGAACGATAACCACAACCGTATCTGTATCACTTGCTCCTGTTACGTCAAACATAATGACTGTGTATATTGACGTAGCGGCCGGACAAAAATTATGAGGACCTGCGCCGGTTTGACCGCTGCTCCAGGTATAAGTATATGGAGGTGTTCCCGCGCTTCCGACAGCCGTAATATTTGTACATGAACCTGGACACACAGATGCACCTGTTGCAACAACCACCGGGTTAGCACAGCTAACAGTGATTTTTACGCTGTCCTTATCTTTACAACCATTCTTGTCTGTAACAAGCAATTCATAATCGATAGTTGAAGCCGGAGTGGATATAGGGTTGGCTATGTTTACATTATTAAGGAAAGTCGGGGGATTCCATAAATAAATGGTGCCGCCTGTGCCGTTAAGTTGTGTTGTACCTGTACAAAGTGTTACATCGGGACCGGCATTTGCAACCGGCTTTGGAGCAATGGTAAGACTCAGCTCGCCTGATGTGTCTTTACATCCCAAAGAAGTAGTAACGATCAACTTATAGTTTCCGCTTGTTGCCGCAATAATATCCTGAGTGGTTGCGATATTAGCCCCATTCCGCTGCCACTGGTAGGAGGCATATCCCGGAGGACCGAATATAGTATCGGCATCACATCTTGTATAACAGCCGACAGGGAATATACTTAAGTCCGGCAATGGGTTTATAGTAAGACTCTTTCCTCCGTATGCCTTACAACCATTTTTATCTGTAAGCGTAAAATAAAAATACCCGTCGCCCTTAACTGTAATAGAAGCCGTTGTTTCTCCGGTATTCCATGAATATGTATATGGAGTAGTTCCTCCGGTTGTACTTGCAGTTATTGTTGCGGCACTGCCCTGACAAAAAGAAGCAGGCCCGGTAACAGTGGGAGTTGCAGGAGAAGGGAGTGAGGAAACTGTAACGGGTGAAGATGATGCAGAGCAACTGGAAGAAGCATCAGTTACCCTGATATAATATATGCCGGCAGTAGATGTACACAGGGAGGAGGATGTTTTCCCGGCCATAGCACCACCACCATTATACCACTGATAAGTTAAACCTGTTTTAAAAGGAACGTTAGCGCAAAACGAACTACCGGCGCAAATAGTACCGACCGTGTTTGACAATGTAGCATCAGGAAGAGGCTTTACAATAACAGTAACCGGAGGTGGTGCTGCCTGGCAGCCTCCCGAACTGAATGTAGCGACAGAATAATCCCCGCTCTGATTAACAGTAATTGATTGCATGGTTGAACCATTCGACCATAAATAAGATGTCGCCGCAGGAGCGGTGAGTGTTACTGATTGACCCACACAGAAAGTAAGAGGACCTGAAGCAGCTATAACTCCGGCGCCTGACGGCGCGGTGATCGTTACAGATTGTGTTTTTGTGTTAGTACAACCATTAATATCTGTAACCTTCAGTTTAACGGTATAAGTTCCGCCGGCAATATAGGTATGCGTTGGATTCTGAAGTTGAGATGTTGTTCCATCTCCAAAATCCCAATCCCAGAACAAGATCGTTGTTCCTACGGAAGTAGATGCGTCAGTAAATGGAGTTGGTGTGCCGGCACAGGCTGTTGGGAAAGAAAACTGTGCAACAGGAAACGGTGATACAACCACATTTTTATTGATAGTGGAAGTACAACCACCGGCTGTTACAGTAAGTGTAACATTATAAGTACCGGGTGCGGCATAAGTATGTACAGGATTCTGTGAAGTGGAAGTCGAGGCATCTCCAAAGTTCCAACTCCAGCCGGTTATTGGTGAAGTTGGCGTATGTGTTGAAAGATCGGTAAAGGTTGCAGTACCACAACTTACCTGCGATTCAAAATCACCAACTACAGGTATTTCAATCGATTTTGAAGCTTTTCCAAAAGCTGTCTTGGTAAATTGCGCCCAAAAGACCACATAATAATAACCAGCCTTCGCATAAGTATGTGGCGGGTTTTGTAGGGTAGAAGAAGACCCGTCACCAAAATCCCAATACCAGGCAATAGTTGTGATCGGAGAGTTATCGGTATAGTTTATCAAATTAGTACAGAAAATTTTTGTGGCAAATGGTTTTACCCCTTCCCCGGGATCATTTCCGGGAACAGACATTACAGAGGCTCCGATATCCGGAAACTTCCCCTCCCCCCCTGGCGGCTTAGGTTTTAACCATGAACTTCCATTTCCAAAAAAATCTATTGCTATTGAGTCAACACGTACACAACCTGGAGGAGGAGGTACGCATGGGGGCATGCCACACATTGGAAGAGGAATACATCCCGGAGGCCCTCCACCGCAAGGACCCTGAGTTATAACAATTGATGAAGAAGTTTTAGTACATCCCGAGGCATTGGTAACAACAACGTAATACGTACCGGTAGTGGTTGCAGTAAGGGAATTTCCGGTACCGGCAGGAGTTGCATTATAATACCACTGATAAGTATACCCGGGACCAACCTGTGCATACAGAGCTGTACTGATCACATCACCTGTACAATAGTCTCTTTTGTCCGGAGTAGAAATATCGGCTTTAGGCTCCGGCGCTGCAACAAGACTCGTAATCGTTTTGCCCTGACAGCCATTACTATTGGTAACCGTTAAAACATAAGGTTTAGCGGTTGCCGGAACCGGAACACTTATTGAAGAAGTTGTGCCTATAACAGTCATTGTACCGTCTTTCCATTCATAAGCAGGGAAAACACCCGCAGAAGAGAGGGTAACGGTGGAGCCGGGACACAGATTCCCGGTGATATTTATCACAGGCGACGGAGCAGGGTTCACAAGAACTGAAAGACTTACGTTTACCGGAGTAGAACATAAGCTGATAGCAACATTAATGGTCGCATTACCCGAAGCATTATACTGAATCTGCACTATATTGCCGCCCTGTCCTGAAATTACGCTTCCGGCAGATGAAGGATTGAGCGTCCAGTTATATATTGCTCCGGGTAAATCAGGAAGCGAATAAGTATATGTACCATTCACGCAGGCAACCTGAAGACCTGTAATAGGCGGAGCAGTTGTTTTGATATCCTTTACACTTATTGTAACAGGTGAAGATGCGCAAGCCGGATAAGAAGGTTGCTGCGTAACACTTACTGAGTATGGGCCAGCGGCTCCCCAGGTTACACTTACCGGGTTTCCGCTTGTGGAAGAAAGTGTTCCGTTCACGGCTGTCCAGCTATAAGTTACACCGGCTGCGGTTGACCATGCAGTATATACGTGTGTTGTGCCGGGACAAATATATTTGTCGCCGGAAATTGAATCCACAGGAGGGGTATCTACAACGGTTATGGTTGTTGTATAGGAGGAATTGCAATATACACCCGCAGTTGATGGTGTCGCAGTTACAGTGTATGTTCCGGCGGGTACATTCCAGTTAATTGTTACCACCGCGGTTCCCTGGCCAGAGGAAATTGTACCTCCTGTAGTTGTCCAGTTATAACTGCCAGTCGGATTAGCGGTAACTGTTGAATTTGAATTCCTGCAAACCTGATTATTACCGTATGCCGAAAACTGCGGAAGAATTTTAACCGGCAACGTAGCTGTACTCTTACATCCAATAAAAGGATTGCCAACCGTAACAACCAACTGGGCATTTGGATTTGTTGGATTCTTCCATTGAACACTAACCTGATTGCTACCCTGTCCACTCATGATCTGTCCTGACGCCGCCGGCACAATAGTCCAGGTATAAACTCCACCCGGAAAAGCGGGAAGACCATACCAGTAAGTAGTCCATTGACATGGAGTAGCATAACCCGTAATTACAGGATTGGTTG containing:
- a CDS encoding methyltransferase domain-containing protein translates to MATNFDKQFFEIFEKDKAFIKSWLVAWDYQLKRKKRNVKYADGQLSDFFSYGGPEDLTKWMRWFSPVYASYFSKTLTQPLSEESLENDRRILSGLNLNYDFSSYHNNVGLNNAHDLLIPQLYPVPERNQIKTILDFGAGYGRQANLWTSKTKDATYIGMDAIPNSYTLQNLYYNQLTSNVYDYIDSPGSFKFSSDKKGIYHVPTWRSDLIPDNSVDMVMCVQVLPELNTRLVKHMLVEFERILKPGGMLYIRDHYEAWKPAGNFSINSFLNNNGFVLEFKPHIILDKDLHGIPKIWRKADPEVMRSLTRPLKAKIKQLAEDADALSGGLLAKLKRSIK
- a CDS encoding SDR family oxidoreductase, coding for MKVLVTGGCGFIGSHTVDRLLQDGHEVIVIDNLSSGNARNLEHHKDNKKLSVHIASITDLEKIESLFNGVDWVFHLAALADIVPSIERPMQYHNSNVNGTICVLEACRKNNVKRIIYSASSSCFGIPDTFPTSETAEIRCQYPYAVTKYLGEEYCLYWKQIYKMNITCMRFFNVYGPRARTAGTYGAVFGVFLAQKLNNKPYTVVGDGEQTRDFTFVTDIVDACVTAAKRNDVSGHVFNVGSGNTYSINKLVGLLGGEITYIPKRPGEPDCTFADTSKISKLLGWKPKVSFEKGVKIMLDNIDYWREAPLWEPHTIAEATKDWFKYLA
- a CDS encoding PKD domain-containing protein; the encoded protein is MKKIIYIIYLTFFWSFMPDEGVIASKIFNVRLLPPPPTLSPLSDVCEKSKSFTLSNGSPVGGIYSGPGVTGNTFDPAKAGVGTHTITYTIYVAGVPSSATTTIKVNPLPKPAITGGFVNCVDSGGKQGGYPPIDGYTCSVSSSTPGNGSSHSAIPSVCANTDETYTTPNNPGSTYTWIVGGGTVTSGLNSSSAIVHWGIPGSGTIQIVETNSFGCSDTSGVCVNIKPTPTANFLGTTSCLGIATQFTDMSVGAVSWLWDFGDGTTSTEKNPSHIYGSCGSFTVKLTVKGKCDCPDVITKTVSVNCSPGPKIICPSTVCANTLNSPYSTDAVCTTYNWSVTGGTITGGQNTPNILVDWGTGPVGTITLSTAGCTPANCTTPTTVNIPILPTNPVITGYATPCQWTTYWYGLPAFPGGVYTWTIVPAASGQIMSGQGSNQVSVQWKNPTNPNAQLVVTVGNPFIGCKSTATLPVKILPQFSAYGNNQVCRNSNSTVTANPTGSYNWTTTGGTISSGQGTAVVTINWNVPAGTYTVTATPSTAGVYCNSSYTTTITVVDTPPVDSISGDKYICPGTTHVYTAWSTAAGVTYSWTAVNGTLSSTSGNPVSVTWGAAGPYSVSVTQQPSYPACASSPVTISVKDIKTTAPPITGLQVACVNGTYTYSLPDLPGAIYNWTLNPSSAGSVISGQGGNIVQIQYNASGNATINVAISLCSTPVNVSLSVLVNPAPSPVINITGNLCPGSTVTLSSAGVFPAYEWKDGTMTVIGTTSSISVPVPATAKPYVLTVTNSNGCQGKTITSLVAAPEPKADISTPDKRDYCTGDVISTALYAQVGPGYTYQWYYNATPAGTGNSLTATTTGTYYVVVTNASGCTKTSSSIVITQGPCGGGPPGCIPLPMCGMPPCVPPPPGCVRVDSIAIDFFGNGSSWLKPKPPGGEGKFPDIGASVMSVPGNDPGEGVKPFATKIFCTNLINYTDNSPITTIAWYWDFGDGSSSTLQNPPHTYAKAGYYYVVFWAQFTKTAFGKASKSIEIPVVGDFESQVSCGTATFTDLSTHTPTSPITGWSWNFGDASTSTSQNPVHTYAAPGTYNVTLTVTAGGCTSTINKNVVVSPFPVAQFSFPTACAGTPTPFTDASTSVGTTILFWDWDFGDGTTSQLQNPTHTYIAGGTYTVKLKVTDINGCTNTKTQSVTITAPSGAGVIAASGPLTFCVGQSVTLTAPAATSYLWSNGSTMQSITVNQSGDYSVATFSSGGCQAAPPPVTVIVKPLPDATLSNTVGTICAGSSFCANVPFKTGLTYQWYNGGGAMAGKTSSSLCTSTAGIYYIRVTDASSSCSASSSPVTVSSLPSPATPTVTGPASFCQGSAATITASTTGGTTPYTYSWNTGETTASITVKGDGYFYFTLTDKNGCKAYGGKSLTINPLPDLSIFPVGCYTRCDADTIFGPPGYASYQWQRNGANIATTQDIIAATSGNYKLIVTTSLGCKDTSGELSLTIAPKPVANAGPDVTLCTGTTQLNGTGGTIYLWNPPTFLNNVNIANPISTPASTIDYELLVTDKNGCKDKDSVKITVSCANPVVVATGASVCPGSCTNITAVGSAGTPPYTYTWSSGQTGAGPHNFCPAATSIYTVIMFDVTGASDTDTVVVIVHPIMTLTPTSNNVLCTSANNGSAAINVAGGTPAYTYTWSSSGGTAATTPNTLSPGSYTVTVTDGKGCSKTSVATITEPPPITVTPSSTPANCGASDGTVSVSAGGGTGIYTYSWSPGGATGSTVTGLSAGTYITTVTDANGCTATTSALINNMSGPTATTQFTNVTCFGGADGTAQINASGGTGIFTYSWQPSGGTGVSASGLSAGTYTVSVNDGGCVITSTVVITQPPQINATATATDATCGAANGSAMVTAGGGTGSLNYSWQPIGGTGLTAINLSAGSYTVVVTDANGCSVTTSALVNSSSGPTVTMQSTNITCYGAGNGTAQANATGGSGVFTYSWQPSGGTGASVGNLSAGTYSVSVNSGGCTVTSTVTITEPPQINVAVTTTDAACGSANGSATVTASGGIGTLAYSWQPSGGTGITESNLIAGSYTVVVTDANACTSTSIGIVNNTGSLAATIQSSTNATCNGSSDGTASVIPAGGTSPYTYSWSVAGATASTINNLSAGTYTVTTTDANNCQAITTVTITEPAKIVLTTTAIDAACGSNNGSVSVSATGGAGSLNYSWTPGGSTGITVNGLSAGGYTVSVTDANGCSSTATALVGNLSGPTATTQFTNVTCFGGTDGTAQINATGGTGIYTYSWQPSGGTGASAIGLSAGTYTVSVNDGGCSITSTITITEPPQINVSVAATDAACGAANGSVVVSASGGIGTLAYSWQPSGGTGVTEINLAAGSYTVTVTDANNCTATSVGIVNNAGGLTAAILSSANVTCNGLTNGNAVVNPSGGATPFTYNWSDGGTAATANNLSAGIYSVTVSDANNCAAITTITITEPSKIILATATVDANCGSANGSATVSVTGGITAYTYLWTPGGAASPTASGLSAGIYTVSVTDANGCSETLTALVNNLSGPSITTQSTNVSCFGGNDGTAQVNATGGTGTYTYSWLPSGSTSAFVNGLIAGTYTINVSDASGCLIASTVSITEPVQMTISVAITDASCGAANGNVVVTASGSGTLSYTWAPVGGTGATASSLIADTYTVTITDANGCSQTTAATVGNTGPIAVAAAMITGISCNGGSDGSAIATIGGGTAPITYSWSPVGGTGITAANLSAGSYTVNVTDSKGCSAISIVTITEPGPMALVVPSPTPVCIGQSAILTAVASGGTAAYNYTWMPGSLLGSNISVSPATTTSYTVNVSDANGCTSVTQTVTVNVRPPLQVDAGIDKNICIGDSTTLTAIATGGDGNYTYTWQPMNITGASINVTPPVGSTTYTVVVSDGCGTPSANDTVTVKVNTAPSPVFVADTTSGCEPVCVKFTNTTPGGTKTCSWDFGDGGTSSDCSPVNCYRKAGSYTVNLTVSDSAGCTASVSQTNYITVHPLPDAAFKATPTLTTILAPTIVFTDKSSTDVVKWDWNFGDVYNSSSSKQNPTYTYKDTGRYEVQLVVTSVFGCVDTVIDYVKIEGDYTFYVPNAFTPNGDGNNDAFFPKGFMINPECYKMMIFDRWGNLIFETEDLNVGWDGRANGGKLVAQQDVYVWKIQTCNFKKERKFYVGHVTLVK